In Deltaproteobacteria bacterium, one DNA window encodes the following:
- a CDS encoding TolC family protein: MMLNETHPVRRFFGFLSLSILFLSCLPSCLHKDRYTYQKIKQEVEKPGVTTGLPQPVRTCPLPPPEEVLRAAGKLTLKDTIRIALQNNPDLDMALARIQQSEAMLDEAMSAFWPVISVYGEYVQGNAPSAYLFKAIDQRKLPANTDFNYPGWFENYELGVKGRLNLFNGGRDYLGKRMAETGLEISRLDRDSMENALVTSVIHAYYSALAAQKYVEIARSSVDTVQHELDLVKVRYHAGGALKSDVLSLEVALAQSREDLIRAQNNKCLSISSLANLMGLDPDVPIALAEDQDVPVKVPEAYEDALVAALAQRPELQKIRLQVVQSRMGVDMARSRFLPSLDAQARTYVDDPGFSFDWDRRNWTAGIILNWDVFTGFQRTSRVDKSRAVLEEMLAADRKTTLGIQLEVKSAFLRHAEAKARWEVTEASVAQAEESLRLVQKQYEGGSATITRYLEAELAWNRTLLRATTAFHDRQKTAAAIGRAIGYWAVYGAGSEEQGGGSRGEGAKSKEQGVDRDNQQRVTGNEE, from the coding sequence ATGATGTTGAATGAAACCCATCCTGTTCGGCGGTTTTTTGGTTTTCTGTCCTTGAGCATCCTGTTTCTGAGTTGTCTCCCGTCGTGCCTGCATAAAGACCGCTATACCTATCAAAAGATCAAACAGGAGGTTGAGAAGCCCGGAGTTACCACAGGGCTTCCTCAACCGGTTCGAACCTGTCCCCTGCCGCCGCCCGAGGAGGTGTTGCGGGCCGCGGGGAAACTCACCCTGAAGGATACCATACGAATCGCCCTTCAAAACAATCCGGACTTGGACATGGCCCTGGCCCGGATTCAGCAGTCCGAGGCCATGCTGGATGAGGCCATGAGCGCCTTCTGGCCGGTGATTTCCGTGTATGGGGAATATGTTCAGGGAAACGCGCCCTCGGCCTATCTCTTTAAAGCCATTGATCAGCGCAAGCTTCCGGCCAACACGGATTTCAACTATCCGGGATGGTTTGAAAATTACGAGCTGGGCGTCAAGGGCCGGCTCAATCTCTTCAACGGGGGAAGGGATTATCTCGGCAAGCGGATGGCGGAAACGGGTCTCGAGATCAGCCGGCTGGACCGCGACAGCATGGAAAACGCCCTGGTCACCTCGGTGATCCATGCCTATTACAGCGCCCTGGCCGCACAAAAATATGTGGAGATCGCCCGGAGTTCGGTGGATACGGTCCAGCACGAACTGGACCTGGTTAAGGTCCGCTACCATGCCGGAGGGGCCTTGAAGTCGGATGTCCTCTCTCTGGAGGTGGCCCTGGCCCAGTCCAGGGAAGACCTGATCCGGGCCCAGAACAACAAATGCCTTTCCATCTCGTCTCTGGCAAACCTCATGGGACTGGACCCGGATGTCCCCATTGCACTGGCCGAGGACCAGGATGTCCCGGTAAAGGTGCCGGAGGCCTATGAGGATGCCCTCGTGGCGGCCCTTGCCCAGAGGCCGGAGCTTCAGAAGATCCGGTTGCAGGTGGTCCAATCCAGGATGGGCGTAGACATGGCCCGGTCCCGGTTTCTGCCCAGCCTGGACGCCCAAGCCAGGACCTATGTGGATGATCCCGGCTTCAGTTTTGATTGGGATCGAAGGAACTGGACCGCCGGGATCATTCTCAACTGGGATGTGTTCACCGGTTTTCAGCGAACCTCCCGGGTGGACAAGTCGCGGGCCGTGCTGGAAGAGATGCTGGCCGCGGACCGGAAGACGACCCTGGGAATCCAATTGGAGGTAAAGAGCGCGTTTCTCAGGCATGCGGAGGCCAAGGCCCGATGGGAGGTCACCGAGGCCAGCGTGGCCCAGGCAGAGGAGTCGCTTCGGCTGGTCCAGAAGCAGTATGAGGGGGGATCGGCGACCATCACCCGGTATCTGGAGGCGGAACTGGCGTGGAACCGGACCCTTCTTCGCGCCACGACCGCCTTTCACGACCGCCAGAAGACCGCGGCGGCCATCGGTCGTGCCATAGGATACTGGGCCGTGTATGGAGCAGGGAG
- a CDS encoding FCD domain-containing protein → MRNFKPVKQPRISDVIFQQLKNAILANEFKAGDRLASEKDLAEQFQVSRVAVREAIRALENAGFVAIRQGLNGGAYVTDLTFEHLANACLDLFLANKISIHELHHVRILIEPEVARLAAVHTSPEWNQRLLKAYKAEHPAGASLSEDIASATRVHFILAEMCGNRFLEALVNSLLKMTKNIIEEMAPNPPSSIHPPGLHGPIIDAVLAGDPDAAAAAMKTHARVFYDNLVRMEKDYREHAPGGIEMAL, encoded by the coding sequence ATGCGTAATTTTAAACCCGTTAAACAACCGAGGATCTCGGACGTCATTTTTCAGCAACTCAAGAATGCGATTCTGGCCAACGAGTTCAAGGCCGGGGACAGGCTCGCATCGGAGAAGGACCTGGCAGAGCAGTTTCAGGTAAGCCGCGTGGCCGTAAGAGAGGCCATTCGCGCCCTTGAAAATGCCGGGTTTGTGGCGATCCGCCAGGGACTGAACGGCGGCGCCTATGTAACCGATTTAACCTTTGAACATCTGGCCAATGCCTGCCTGGATCTCTTCCTGGCAAATAAGATATCCATCCATGAGCTGCATCATGTTCGCATTCTCATTGAACCGGAGGTGGCGCGACTGGCTGCCGTGCACACCAGTCCCGAATGGAACCAGCGCCTCCTGAAGGCGTATAAGGCAGAGCATCCCGCCGGCGCCTCTCTGAGCGAGGATATCGCCTCGGCAACCCGGGTACATTTCATTCTGGCCGAGATGTGCGGGAATCGGTTTCTGGAGGCCCTGGTAAACTCGCTGCTCAAAATGACCAAAAACATCATCGAGGAGATGGCCCCGAACCCCCCCAGCTCCATCCATCCGCCGGGCCTGCATGGCCCCATTATCGACGCTGTACTGGCCGGCGACCCCGATGCCGCCGCAGCGGCCATGAAAACCCATGCCAGGGTCTTCTATGACAATCTGGTAAGGATGGAGAAAGACTACCGCGAGCATGCGCCCGGAGGAATCGAGATGGCCCTGTAA